In a single window of the Macadamia integrifolia cultivar HAES 741 unplaced genomic scaffold, SCU_Mint_v3 scaffold2390, whole genome shotgun sequence genome:
- the LOC122066430 gene encoding myb-related protein 308-like yields MGRSPCCEKAHTNKGAWTKEEDQRLINYIRAHGEGCWRSLPKAAGLLRCGKSCRLRWINYLRPDLKRGNFTEEEDELIIKLHSLLGNKWSLIAGRLTGRTDNEIKNYWNTHIKRKLLSRGIDPQTHRPIGAGVTTTTTTTPTTPYSDGVINSSSPAPALTPEIVVMNSNQIKAEEAQSSSGTTEEHQQEQQHQQQPQYPELNLDLSISLPFQPEQPSTNTAESKQQLLSYQVFTAAAAPPPPPIFSQAICLCCRLGFQSGQACNCQTTMIPNGAHRYFSPLDS; encoded by the exons ATGGGTCGTTCTCCTTGCTGTGAGAAAGCTCACACCAACAAAGGTGCATGGACCAAAGAAGAAGACCAGCGTCTCATCAACTACATCAGAGCCCATGGTGAGGGTTGCTGGAGATCTCTCCCCAAAGCTGCAG GTCTGCTCCGTTGTGGAAAGAGTTGCAGACTTAGATGGATAAACTACCTCAGGCCTGATCTCAAGAGAGGCAATTttactgaagaagaagatgaacttATCATCAAACTCCATAGCTTACTTGGAAACAA GTGGTCTCTCATTGCTGGAAGATTAACCGGAAGAACAGACAATGAGATCAAGAACTACTGGAATACCCACATCAAACGCAAGCTCTTGAGCCGTGGAATTGATCCTCAAACTCACCGACCAATTGGTGCCGGcgtcaccaccaccactaccaccacacCCACCACCCCTTACTCTGATGGGGTCATTAACTCTTCTTCTCCGGCACCTGCGCTTACGCCGGAGATTGTCGTCATGAATAGTAACCAAATTAAGGCTGAAGAGGCACAGAGCAGCAGCGGAACCACAGAAGAACAccaacaagaacaacaacatcaacaacagCCACAGTACCCAGAGCTCAATCTTGATCTATCTATAAGTCTTCCGTTCCAACCAGAGCAACCATCAACGAATACAGCAGAATCAAAGCAACAGCTATTGTCTTACCAGGTTTttacagcagcagcagcaccaccaccaccaccaatctTCTCTCAAGCAATCTGTTTGTGTTGTCGATTAGGGTTCCAAAGTGGCCAAGCTTGCAATTGCCAAACCACCATGATACCCAATGGTGCCCACAGATATTTCAGTCCATTAGATTCATAG